One Micromonas commoda chromosome 7, complete sequence genomic window carries:
- a CDS encoding predicted protein, which produces MMALQFGGLLELSPALLVSKQTVQALVSAVLMNVAIVGINQVYDKKLDRVNKPYLPLASGAFSSDTALSIIAACTTVSLVLGVLSGSSALIFSLVVSLLLGIVYSVDYPGLRWKRSPVLAASCVLFVRAVIVQLGFFAHALGRGLLDFHFPKNLWFAIGFMVVYGAVIALFKDLPDVVGDQKQNIRTLSVRLGPSVVFNICVSLLSMAYGSAVLLSVMYNSATSTVLGILHTAVIFSLLVASKRVDISSSASLYEYYMLIWRAFYAEYFLLPWCTF; this is translated from the coding sequence ATGATGGCTCTGCAATtcggcggcctcctcgaaTTGAGTCCGGCGTTGTTAGTTTCAAAGCAAACTGTCCAGGCATTGGTGTCTGCGGTGCTGATGAACGTGGCGATCGTCGGCATCAATCAAGTGTATGATAAGAAACTTGATCGCGTGAACAAACCTTATCTGCCGCTGGCTAGCGGCGCATTCAGCTCAGACACGGCGCTATCTATAATCGCCGCTTGCACAACTGTGAGCCTGGTGTTGGGAGTCTTGAGCGGCAGCAGTGCTCTGATCTTTTCCCTGGTTGTCAGCTTGCTGCTTGGCATTGTATACTCTGTAGACTACCCCGGCCTTCGCTGGAAACGATCACcagtcctcgccgcgtcgtgcgtGCTGTTTGTGAGGGCTGTGATCGTTCAACTGGGGTTCTTTGCTCACGCACTTGGACGTGGCTTATTAGATTTCCACTTCCCAAAGAACCTTTGGTTTGCCATCGGTTTCATGGTTGTGTATGGTGCTGTCATAGCATTGTTCAAAGATTTACCTGATGTGGTTGGTGACCAAAAGCAGAACATTCGAACACTTTCTGTTCGACTAGGTCCGTCGGTTGTTTTCAACATTTGTGTTTCGCTGCTTTCCATGGCTTATGGAAGTGCTGTGCTCTTGAGTGTGATGTACAATTCTGCGACATCTACTGTGTTGGGAATTTTGCACACAGCTGTGATTTTTTCACTGCTCGTTGCGTCTAAACGGGTCGATATATCGTCGAGTGCATCGCTTTATGAGTACTACATGCTCATTTGGAGGGCTTTCTATGCTGAATACTTCCTGCTGCCTTGGTGTACGTTTTGA
- a CDS encoding predicted protein, with translation MELGGKLHAIHPSAYRASKSSAVRWTRRVGARRSSVSLAKGSESNADVIRKVIGLEEDAKLTAVELSAGFCNQVMLVKRIAYDGGEEALVVKLYSNLALLRTEQRQRGVVDKKLSDLNMGSQLIASTDEGIAHRYLEGRILTEEDMHTRADICAATARLVAKFHLLEVPPQFDDATSPLLW, from the coding sequence ATGGAACTGGGAGGTAAGCTGCATGCGATCCATCCCTCAGCTTATCGTGCGAGCAAATCGTCAGCCGTgagatggacgcgtcgcgtggGAGCGAGGCGGAGCAGCGTATCTCTCGCAAAAGGGAGTGAATCAAATGCAGACGTAATAAGGAAAGTGATTGGCCTTGAGGAGGACGCGAAGCTGACGGCCGTGGAACTCAGCGCAGGATTTTGCAATCAGGTAATGCTGGTGAAGAGGATCGCATACGATGGTGGCGAAGAGGCGTTAGTAGTTAAGCTTTACAGCAACCTTGCCTTGCTCCGCACAGAGCAGAGGCAACGTGGGGTGGTGGACAAGAAACTGAGCGATTTGAACATGGGTTCACAGCTGATTGCGAGCACCGATGAAGGAATCGCACATCGCTACCTCGAAGGGAGGATCTTGACAGAAGAGGATATGCACACTCGGGCAGATATTTGCGCCGCCACTGCGAGACTGGTTGCCAAGTTCCACTTGCTCGAAGTCCCCCCGCAGTTTGATGACGCTACCTCACCTTTGTTGTGGTGA
- a CDS encoding predicted protein: MSRYAGTFAKPENALKRAEELINVGQPNAALQALHDVITSKRHRTWQKVLEQIMFKYVELCIELKKGRLAKDGLIQYRIVCQQVNVNSLEEVIKHFLKLATEKAEAAQAAASAATIDIEDLEAENTPENLMLKSVSAESDKDRSDRELVTPWFKFLWETYRTILEILRNNNKLEGLYAMTANRAFNFCVTYKRTTEFRRLCEILRNHLSNLQKYRDQRDRPDMTLAETQNYYLETRFEQLKSAAQLELWQEAFRTIEDIHGLTFILKKSPNPRMMASYFAKLTKVFWVSENHLYHAYAWYKLFNLSKAYNRNLTPEDLKAMASAVLLSAIAIPPYESRTSASTSNEEIENAKERDVRMATLLGYTLDPKRDPREVLSRKALLSELISKGILSLVSTEARQLYALFEKEFHPLDLCKHAQKVFGSMDTETVELSAASPIPSISFGDFLPRMRNLAVVRMLQQSSQVYQTMKLETLQQMVPFLEFTQVERILVNCTKGGAVSARLDHQNKCICFEGDKLESDGIKNHLVLMAQKLRNGIKMIYPDEVPASSLASQSNTAELLSKIEVEHKLALARKVIIERRKEEAELILQEQEREAEEARLALQRKNEAAEAKRLEEERRIREETRIRQEMEEKEKQEALALLAEAEKRSKGKKLKIKLEEGQKLDKRSLMEDAIKEQIKERQDMERKLQRLAKSMDHLERAKREEEVPLIEAAYKLKMAEDEQYHTTMQQQNAEKHRQTWETNVEEKKRLAKMAADKEEFAAAIVSRRSEEFEALRLEREERINELRALRRAEREIARRRAYVRRLQQIEDEARAAAEQEERERIEEEARARRAAEQEEEEKRRDEEDRARRDRYEPRRDGSGEAPPGRFEPSRRRDDRYDDRRRDDRYDDRRRDDRYDDRRRDDRYDDRRRDDRYDDRRRDDRYDDRRRDDRYDSRRRDDRGPSRDDRGPSRDDRGPSRYSARGDDRRPSRW; the protein is encoded by the exons ATGTCGCGCTACGCTGGCACTTTTGCCAAGCCGGAGAATGCTCTGAAGCGTGCG GAGGAGCTGATTAACGTCGGTCAGCCCAACGCCGCCCTTCAGGCGCTCCACGATGTGATCACGTCGAAGCGCCACCGTACCTGGCAGAAGGTCCTCGAGCAGATCATGTTCAAGTACGTGGAGTTGTGCATCGAGCTCAAGAAGGGGCGCCTCGCGAAGGATGGTCTGATCCAGTACAGGATCGTGTGCCAGCAGGTGAACGTCAACtcgctcgaggaggtgaTCAAGCACTTTCTGAAGCTTGCGAccgagaaggcggaggcggctcAGGCTGCCGCTTCGGCCGCTACCATCGACATCGAAGATCTCGAGGCTGAGAACACCCCGGAGAACTTGATGCTGAAGTCGGTCTCTGCTGAGAGCGACAAGGATCGCTCCGATCGCGAGCTCGTCACCCCTTGGTTCAAGTTCCTGTGGGAAACCTACCGAACCATCCTCGAGATCCTGCGCAACAACAACAAGCTGGAGGGGCTCTACGCCATGACGGCCAACCGCGCATTCAACTTCTGTGTGACTTACAAGCGCACCACCGAGTTCCGCCGCCTCTGTGAGATCCTGCGCAATCACCTGTCCAACCTTCAGAAATATCGCGACCagcgcgatcgccccgaTATGACACTGGCCGAGACGCAGAACTACTACCTCGAGACAAGGTTTGAGCAGCTCAAGTCtgccgcgcagctcgagctgTGGCAGGAGGCGTTCCGCACGATTGAGGACATCCACGGCTTAACTTTCATCCTCAAGAAATCGCCCAACCCGAGGATGATGGCCTCTTACTTTGCCAAGCTCACAAAGGTCTTCTGGGTGTCGGAGAACCATCTCTATCATGCATACGCCTGGTACAAGCTCTTTAACTTGAGCAAGGCGTACAACCGTAACCTTACGCCAGAGGACCTGAAGGCAATGGCGTCGGCTGTGCTGCTCTCTGCGATCGCCATTCCGCCGTATGAATCTCGCACATCTGCCAGTACCTCGaacgaggagatcgagaaCGCTAAGGAACGCGATGTGCGCATGGCGACTCTGCTCGGTTACACCCTGGACCCCAAGCGGGACCCCCGCGAGGTTCTTTCGCGCAAGGCGCTGCTTTCTGAGCTGATCTCGAAGGGTATTCTATCCCTCGTGTCCACCGAGGCCCGCCAGCTGTACGCCTTGTTTGAGAAGGAGTTCCACCCCCTGGATCTCTGCAAACATGCCCAGAAGGTGTTTGGATCTATGGACACAGAGACCGTGGAGCTTTCCGCGGCCAGCCCCATCCCATCTATCTCTTTTGGAGACTTCTTGCCCCGCATGCGCAACCTTGCTGTTGTCCGCATGCTGCAGCAGTCGTCCCAAGTTTATCAGACGATGAAGCTTGAGACTCTTCAGCAGATGGTGCCGTTCCTGGAGTTTACCCAGGTCGAGCGTATCCTAGTGAACTGCACGAAGGGCGGCGCTGTCTCGGCGCGTCTTGACCACCAGAACAAGTGCATCTGCTTTGAGGGCGATAAGCTCGAGAGCGACGGCATCAAGAATCACCTTGTGCTCATGGCTCAGAAGCTGCGCAACGGCATTAAGATGATTTACCCTGACGAAGTACCGGCTTCGTCTCTTGCATCCCAGTCCAACACCGCTGAACTGCTGTCGAAGATTGAGGTTGAGCACAAGCTGGCTCTCGCGCGCAAGGTTATCATTGAGCGCCGCAAAGAGGAGGCAGAGCTCATCCTTCAGGAGCAAGAGAGGGAAGCCGAGGAGGCTCGCCTCGCCCTGCAGCGCAAGAACGAGGCTGCAGAGGCCAAACGTCTCGAAGAGGAACGTCGCATCCGTGAGGAGACCCGCATTCGCCaggagatggaggagaaggagaagcagGAGGCTCTTGCCCTTCTCGCCGAGGCAGAGAAGCGCAGCAAAGGCAAAAAGCTCAAGatcaagctcgaggagggccAGAAGCTCGACAAGCGCAGCCTCATGGAGGATGCCATCAAGGAGCAGATCAAGGAGCGTCAGGACATGGAGCGCAAACTCCAGCGCCTGGCCAAATCGATGGACCACCTTGAGCGTGCCAAGCGCGAAGAGGAGGTTCCGCTGATCGAGGCGGCTTACAAGCTCAAGATGGCTGAAGACGAGCAGTACCACACGACGATGCAGCAGCAGAACGCTGAGAAGCACCGTCAGACCTGGGAGACGAATGTCGAAGAGAAGAAGCGCCTCGCTAAGATGGCCGCGGACAAGGAGGAGTTTGCGGCAGCTATTGTGTCCCGCCGATCTGAAGAATTCGAGgctctccgcctcgagcgcgaggagcgcatcAATGAGTTGCGggcccttcgccgcgctgagCGCGAGATTGCTCGCCGCAGGGCTTACGTTCGTCGCCTTCAACAGATTGAAGACGAAGCTCGTGCTGCCGCCGAGCAGGAGGAGCGTGAGcgcatcgaggaggaggcacgtgctcgtcgcgctgcgGAACAGGAAGAAGAGGAAAAGCGCCGAGATGAGGAGGACAGGGCCCGCAGGGACAGGTATGaacctcgtcgcgacggctctGGCGAAGCGCCCCCGGGTCGCTTCGAGCCGAGCCGGCGCCGTGACGACCGATACGACGACAGGCGCCGTGACGACCGATACGACGACAGGCGCCGTGACGACCGATACGACGACAGGCGCCGTGACGACCGATACGACGACAGGCGCCGTGACGACCGATACGACGAcagacgccgcgacgaccgatACGACGAcaggcgccgcgacgaccggtATGACAGcaggcgccgcgacgaccgtgGTCCTTCCCGCGACGACCGTGGTCCTTCCCGCGATGATCGCGGGCCCTCCAGGTACTCGGCCCGTGGAGACGACAGGCGACCCAGCAGGTGGTAA
- a CDS encoding predicted protein, whose product MAAEGDPLDDEDLLAEDRELEEREECVGDILELIVERVNAHLEAAELQGKVTGYAVREAVKDALAVVDMTFLERESFAMRGVTATESTVGSWEPDDDFTPGPIDAWARGTVKARRRQRTATHENATSSARHTIGGVEKHINRISRASNTIGAVEKQNRKSLAATMPLPKPKPRKSKLTGEAAEREQRLRDEIETRKAMQKMQRLQLQKDQEDLKQLEVLQKSLRGREYTYDHNGQVVFVNKPNTEKLPAYGAGLRINVPETRGGLQTHGKYKRFANVGLSKLVETDFIEKEKSSQPSALEVMQMAKGVTLREGGGAKAGPPVGSSKQNMSRKDFLELYSDPSAKKQWQRGDTTDEGLGTQGSQERVVQPDPNLKLLSAADWGVNPPAAMKENPYVPPSRMPKAKTPMMRQRRV is encoded by the coding sequence ATGGCCGCGGAAGGGGACCCTCTGGATGACGAGGATCTGCTTGCGGAGGACAGGGAGCtggaggagagggaggaaTGCGTCGGGGACATCCTGGAACTAATCGTGGAGAGGGTCAACGCCCACCTGGAGGCTGCAGAGCTTCAGGGCAAGGTTACTGGCTACGCAGTTCGCGAAGCTGTTAAAGACGCCCTCGCTGTGGTAGATATGACcttcctcgagcgcgagagcTTCGCGATGAGGGGCGTCACGGCCACAGAATCCACGGTGGGCAGCTGGGAGCCCGATGACGACTTCACTCCAGGTCCCATCGACGCCTGGGCGAGAGGCACAGTGAAGGCGAGAAGGCGCCAACGGACTGCGACGCACGAGAATGCTACTTCGTCCGCAAGGCACACTATCGGCGGCGTTGAGAAACACATTAACAGGATAAGCCGTGCGTCCAACACGATCGGCGCAGTTGAGAAGCAAAACAGGAAATCCCTTGCCGCAACCATGCCACTCCCGAAGCCCAAACCGAGGAAATCGAAGCTTACTGGAGAAGCTGCGGAGCGGGAGCAGCGGCTAAGGGACGAAATTGAAACTCGAAAAGCGATGCAAAAAATGCAGAGACTACAGCTGCAGAAAGACCAGGAAGATCTCAAACAGCTCGAAGTCCTCCAGAAATCGCTTAGGGGCCGAGAGTACACTTACGATCACAACGGGCAAGTTGTGTTCGTCAACAAGCCGAACACAGAGAAACTGCCGGCTTATGGCGCCGGTCTCCGAATAAATGTCCCAGAGACTCGCGGAGGTCTGCAAACCCATGGAAAGTACAAGAGGTTTGCGAATGTCGGCTTATCAAAGCTCGTGGAAACAGATTTCATCGAAAAAGAGAAGAGCAGCCAACCAAGTGCGTTGGAGGTTATGCAGATGGCTAAGGGTGTCACTCTGCGTGAGGGAGGCGGTGCGAAGGCTGGACCTCCGGTTGGGTCGTCCAAGCAAAATATGTCACGCAAAGATTTCCTTGAGCTGTATTCAGATCCATCTGCAAAGAAACAGTGGCAACGTGGTGACACGACCGACGAGGGCTTGGGCACACAGGGGAGTCAAGAACGGGTGGTGCAACCAGATCCGAACCTAAAGCTTTTATCTGCCGCGGATTGGGGAGTCAATCCGCCTGCAGCAATGAAAGAAAACCCATATGTACCGCCTTCCAGGATGCCGAAAGCGAAGACGCCTATGATGAGGCAGAGGAGGGTATAG
- a CDS encoding Serine/threonine protein phosphatase 2A 57 kDa regulatory subunit B' beta isoform (Protein phosphatase 2A regulatory B subunit (B56 family). Protein phosphatase 2A (PP2A) is a major intracellular protein phosphatase that regulates multiple aspects of cell growth and metabolism): protein SFRDVVASERQNLFIKKLQLCSYTFDFTDATANVREKEIKRQTLLELVDYVNQGQGKFTEAVFEDISYMLAQNLFRGLPPSNHEITGSAAGDNFDPEEEEPTLEPSWPHLQIVYEFLLRYVVSNEVDAKVGKKYIDNTFVLKLLELFDSEDPRERDYLKTILHRIYGKFMVHRPFIRKAINNIFFRFIYETERHNGIAELLEILGSIINGFALPLKEEHKIFLQRALLPLHKPKCVAMYHQQLSYCITQFVEKDPRLADTVLRGLLKYWPVTNSQKEVLFLGELEEVLELTQAAEFVKTMLPLFRQISACINSSHFQVAERALFLWNNDYIVNLVAQNRHVLLPVCFGAFERNARSHWNAAVGGLTVNVRKMLMEMDQQLYEECQRNWEEEELRSQETEENRKQRWKQVEALAAKSIAS from the coding sequence TCgttccgcgacgtcgtcgcatCGGAGAGGCAGAACCTCTTCATCAAGAAGCTGCAGCTCTGCTCATACACCTTCGATTTCACAGATGCTACTGCTAATGTCAGGGAGAAGGAGATCAAACGGCAGACTTTGTTAGAGTTGGTGGACTACGTCAACCAGGGGCAGGGTAAGTTTACGGAGGCAGTGTTCGAGGACATTTCGTACATGCTGGCGCAGAACCTCTTTCGAGGTCTGCCGCCTTCGAATCACGAGATCACAGGAAGCGCTGCGGGAGACAACTTTGACcctgaggaggaggaaccaACGCTGGAGCCTTCCTGGCCGCACCTCCAAATAGTTTACGAGTTCCTGTTGCGCTATGTCGTGTCAAACGAGGTCGACGCGAAGGTGGGGAAAAAATATATCGACAATACTTTCGTGCTGAAGCTCCTGGAACTCTTCGACTCGGAGGATCCCCGAGAGCGGGACTATCTCAAAACAATCTTGCATCGCATCTATGGGAAGTTCATGGTACACCGGCCGTTCATTCGAAAAGCCATCAACAACATCTTTTTCCGATTCATCTATGAGACTGAGAGACATAATGGTATCGCGGAGCTTCTTGAGATCCTCGGCAGCATCATCAATGGTTTTGCCCTGCCCTTGAAGGAAGAGCATAAGATTTTCCTGCAGCGCGCTCTCTTGCCACTGCACAAGCCCAAGTGTGTTGCCATGTACCACCAGCAGCTCTCATATTGCATCACTCAGTTTGTTGAGAAGGACCCGAGACTTGCCGACACTGTGCTTCGCGGTCTTCTGAAGTACTGGCCAGTCACAAATAGCCAGAAGGAGGTGTTGTTCCTTGGTGAGCTTGAGGAAGTGCTGGAGCTgacgcaggcggcggagttTGTGAAGACAATGCTTCCCTTGTTCCGCCAGATCTCGGCGTGCATCAATTCTTCGCACTTTCAAGTTGCGGAACGTGCGTTGTTTTTGTGGAATAACGACTACATAGTCAATCTTGTGGCTCAGAACAGGCATGTTCTGCTTCCTGTGTGTTTTGGTGCTTTTGAGAGGAACGCTCGTTCCCACTGGAACGCAGCGGTGGGAGGTCTGACGGTCAATGTGCGGAAGATGCTGATGGAGATGGATCAGCAGCTCTACGAGGAGTGCCAAAGAAActgggaggaggaggaactcCGATCACAAGAGACGGAGGAAAACCGCAAGCAACGTTGGAAGCAAGTTGAAGCTTTGGCAGCCAAAAGCATAGCTAGCTAG
- a CDS encoding predicted protein: MDYRERRRGYDDRQWRESSDPRGGAWGGTDGRGNYHDPPPRRGHSRDHHGGFDDRGRLPEREHRMQSREWDGGRNHTNDRYAPAPERMERYGREEDRNGRREHVRRESSRDAFRRSARGDDSARRTSASRKPDYSESDSSETEYTRKPRQWDVTLTPHEQLEALDLWLKANPEVAREVDELNKRASGANSQQPPPFFQDGDWLCVTCKEHNWKNRLDCRTCGAPAPAEKIAEVQAQKARAAVAQAARPQTQSAKAGDWMCVGCMATNYARLNSCHRCSRSKPNEWVCVLCNSMNSGAELTICRVCPPA; this comes from the coding sequence ATGGATTatcgcgaacggcgtcggggtTACGACGATAGACAATGGCGAGAAAGTTCAGATCCGCGAGGCGGTGCGTGGGGCGGaaccgacgggcgcgggaaTTACCACGACCCGCCACCTCGCCGTGGGCACTCGAGGGATCATCACGGTGGATTCGACGATCGTGGTCGCTtgcccgagcgcgagcatAGGATGCAATCGAGGGAGTGGGATGGTGGTCGCAACCACACGAACGACCGGTACGCGCCGGCACCCGAACGAATGGAGCGATACGGGCGAGAGGAGGATCGAAATGGCAGGAGGGAACACGTGAGAAGGGAGAGCAGCAGGGATGCATTTCGTAGGTCAGCCCGAGGCGACGACAGCGCAAGGAGGACATCGGCAAGCAGGAAACCCGACTACAGCGAGAGCGATAGTAGCGAGACGGAGTACACGAGGAAACCGCGTCAATGGGACGTGACGCTGACTCCTCACGAACAGCTCGAAGCTCTTGACCTGTGGCTAAAGGCGAATCCCGAGGTGGCGAGAGAGGTTGACGAACTCAACAAGCGTGCTTCAGGTGCCAACTCGCAGCAGCCTCCACCTTTCTTCCAAGACGGTGACTGGTTGTGCGTCACGTGCAAGGAGCACAACTGGAAGAATCGCCTAGACTGTCGCACTTGTGGTGCGCCGGCACCTGCTGAGAAAATAGCCGAGGTGCAGGCGCAAAAGGCCAGAGCGGCCGTCGCACAGGCAGCCCGGCCACAAACACAGAGTGCAAAAGCTGGAGATTGGATGTGCGTTGGGTGCATGGCCACAAACTACGCCAGGTTGAACAGTTGCCACCGGTGCAGCAGGTCCAAGCCAAACGAGTGGGTCTGTGTCCTATGCAACAGCATGAACTCTGGTGCAGAGCTTACAATATGTCGGGTGTGTCCACCAGCTTGA
- a CDS encoding type II secretory pathway family (signal recognition particle (SRP68)): protein MGDADEAPQKELVTNLTLDILQIVKVSQSQHGLRHGDHARYRQYCTRRLARLYKANRMSHGRGRYQKRTLEVSMVDNEAFLLIPLMMSERAWSYAMELKRDAGNEPRKRAHMIRRLKKATVHATELVNLCGQVGSARTALEAEAYSSYIFGCYLSEQERDWDRALAKFMRARKAFEQLARVGGPDQAEVCRERLEELEPSLRYCTYKRGSEGSPVAGSMDEKDMAALKGDGGEDDERLKAVLAEESGRASGAVTTSWRGYDIPIRNGKVRECLANVAVQLAKIESPLIMATDRALAIFDKVFMLYSDARQHLRDDLAEASSGAQSDSTSRLTDLKLADRAIAVMLIEQTIQRNKFLVDSANAKLAGEIRLAKGEKATRPEDIVHLLSASLRSYEELIESGPEVLRGMDGAERVEEELRVECMTAQKMLSSDRAAALGKVHSSAGSHVDAAILFNRSAEHAAGVSEAAATRARVNRIGAIKSGIDTLLADRKGLRSGLEDVSLEGPTSSESRFLMESLDEYKPAVLGKGASKVHIMPIPNRMESLAICEEGQHS from the exons atgggcgacgccgatgaaGCTCCGCAGAAAGAGCTGGTCACGAATCTAACCTTGGACATTCTTCAGATTGTGAAGGTTAGCCAGAGCCAGCATGGACTGCGTCACGGAGACCACGCGCGGTACCGGCAGTACTGCACTCGACGTCTCGCTCGTCTGTACAAGGCTAACAGGATGAGCCACGGTCGCGGAAGATATCAGAAGAGAACACTCGAGGTGTCCATGGTGGATAATGAAGCTTTCCTTTTGATTCCGCTCATGATGTCTGAGCGGGCTTGGAGCTACGCGATGGAACTCAAGCGGGACGCCGGCAACGAGCCTCGGAAGAGAGCTCACATGATCAGGCGACTGAAGAAGGCGACTGTCCACGCCACCGAGCTCGTGAACCTGTGCGGCCAGGTCGGAAGTGCGCGGACAGCTCTCGAGGCTGAAGCGTACTCGTCGTATATATTTGGCTGCTACCTAAGTGAACAGGAGCGTGACTGGGATAGAGCGCTGGCCAAATTCATGAGAGCGCGTAAGGCGTTTGAACAACTTGCCAGGGTTGGTGGTCCTGATCAAGCAGAGGTTTGCCGGGAACGcctggaggagctcgagccgAGCCTGCGCTATTGCACGTACAAACGAGGCAGCGAAGGAAgccccgtcgccggatcTATGGACGAGAAAGATATGGCCGCGCTTAAGGGAGACGGCGGTGAGGATGATGAAAGGCTCAAAGCCGTTCTCGCTGAAGAGAGTGGACGCGCATCTGGCGCTGTGACAACCAGCTGGCGAGGTTACGACATTCCGATCAGAAATGGTAAAGTCAGGGAATGTTTAGCCAATGTGGCTGTTCAACTCGCGAAGATTGAATCGCCGTTGATCATGGCTACTGATCGCGCTCTCGCCATCTTTGATAAGGTGTTCATGCTGTACAGCGATGCCCGCCAGCACCTTCGCGATGACCTTGCCGAGGCAAGCTCCGGGGCGCAAAGCGATTCTACCAGCCGACTGACGGACTTGAAACTTGCCgaccgcgccatcgccgtaATGTTAATCGAGCAGACTATCCAACGCAACAAGTTTCTGGTGGATTCCGCAAATGCAAAGCTTGCTGGAGAAATAAGACTTGCAAAGGGGGAGAAGGCGACCCGACCAGAGGATATCGTGCACCTTCTAAGTGCTTCACTCCGAAGCTACGAAGAGCTCATCGAAAGCGGTCCTGAGGTACTTCGCGGTATGGATGGAGCTGAGAGAGTCGAAGAGGAACTGCGTGTGGAGTGCATGACAGCTCAGAAGATGTTGAGCTCAGACCGGGCTGCCGCGCTGGGAAAGGTTCACTCAAGTGCAGGCAGCCATGTTGACGCGGCGATCTTGTTCAATCGCTCTGCTGAGCACGCTGCCGGGGTTTCAGAGGCTGCGGCCACACGGGCTCGGGTGAATAGGATTGGTGCTATTAAAAGTGGGATCGATACACTGCTCGCAGATCGCAAGGGTTTGCGAAGCGGGCTCGAGGACGTGTCTCTTGAGGGTCCGACCTCCAGTGAGTCTCGTTTCCTCATGGAGAGCTTGGATGAGTACAAGCCTGCCGTCTTGGGCAAGGGCGCCAGCAAGGTTCACATCATGCCCATTCCGAACCGGATGGAGTCATTGGCA ATCTGCGAAGAAGGGCAGCACTCTTAG
- a CDS encoding H+-or Na+-translocating f-type, v-type and A-type ATPase superfamily (protons (vacuolar)) produces MDTTFWLVALPLEGGSAENTWNTLQQKTSRGRVPFNLPELRVGTLDSLLALSDDLVKVSSLVAGTTQKIRRHIMESASAEGENEVNAELVVDGISAERFLTAFTWDEAKHPARRPLRETMERLQESVAKIEDDFRVKTGDLASAKTQLGALSRKAAGSLATRDLGEIVQDSDLVNTENLTTLCVAVPKYNQKEWLDTYETLAQFVVPRSSKYAKLLFEKLSLINEDGEYALYTVTLFRRVVDAFNTAARENSFQVREFSLDTEAVQAKIAERNDLERDIKERRTSMFQWCQTSYGEAFGAWVHVCAIRLFVESILRYGLPPSFQACVMKPQKRSEKKLRGILANTFGQGASSHWSNSDDDKGEEAFPYVSFSIEI; encoded by the exons ATGGATACGACGTTCTGGCTCGTAGCCTTGCCGCTCGAGGGTGGTTCCGCAGAAAACACTTGGAACACCTTGCAGCAAAAGACGAGTCGTGGTAGGGTGCCA TTCAACTTACCAGAGCTTCGCGTTGGAACCCTAGATTCGCTCCTCGCACTCAGTGATGATCTTGTAAAGGTGAGCTCACTTGTGGCGGGCACGACGCAGAAGATTCGGAGACACATAATGGAGTCTGCTTCAGCTGAGGGCGAGAATGAGGTGAATGCTGAGCTCGTTGTAGATGGCATATCAGCGGAGAGGTTCTTGACAGCATTCACGTGGGATGAGGCCAAGCACCCTGCCCGAAGGCCACTGCGAGAGACAATGGAAAGACTTCAAGAGAGCGTCGCAAAGATTGAAGATGACTTCAGAGTGAAAACAGGTGATTTGGCGTCAGCTAAAACACAGCTTGGCGCATTGTCTAGAAAAGCGGCGGGAAGTTTGGCTACACGTGACTTGGGCGAGATTGTTCAGGACTCAGAT CTCGTAAACACCGAAAATCTTACCACTCTGTGCGTGGCTGTGCCGAAGTACAATCAGAAAGAATGGCTCGATACTTACGAGACACTCGCGCAATTTGTGGTGCCGCGTTCTTCAAAGTATGCAAAGCTCTTGTTCGAGAAGCTTTC GCTTATAAATGAAGATGGCGAATATGCACTTTACACTGTCACACTTTTCCGACGTGTTGTGGATGCGTTCAACACGGCTGCTCGCGAAAATTCTTTTCAAGTCAGGGAGTTCTCTTTGGATACCGAAGCAGTCCAAGCCAAGATTGCTGAGCGAAATGACCTAGAGCGTGACATTAAAGAGCGAAGGACATCAATGTTCCAGTGGTGCCAAACAAGTTACGGGGAAGCGTTCGGTGCTTGGGTACATGTGTGTGCCATTCGATTGTTTGTTGAAAGCATATTGCGATACGGTTTGCCCCCGAGTTTTCAGGCTTGTGTAATGAAACCGCAAAAGAGGTCAGAGAAAAAGTTACGCGGCATCCTGGCCAACACTTTTGGGCAGGGCGCGAGTTCTCATTGGAGCAACAGTGATGACGATAAGGGCGAGGAGGCATTCCCGTACGTTTCTTTCAGCATTGAAATCTAA